The genomic region TTTCAGGGACATCAACTCATGATGGCCCCAGCGGACCACCAAGTGATCACCGCCTGAACCGCCTATTACCGAGAATGGCACGCCCAGGCTGCTGAGGATGCCCATAGCCCTATCAACATCCTTATTTCTAACCTCGATGACATACCTAGCGTTCGTCTCGGAAAATGCCAATGCCGTTGGGTCGATGCCGCACTCATCAGTTGGCACCCTGGACAAATCAATGTTGAAACCAACCCCGTTTATCAGAGCCATTTTACTTAGCGTGGTTAATAAACCACCAACGCCGACATCCATTGAGGCGGTCACTAGGCCCTCATGAATCAGCCTAAGGATTGCCCTGGAGTTCCTAACCTCATCCCTCGGCCTGGGCCTTGGTGGTATGCCCCTGACAATGCCGTGAACCGCGTATAGGTACTCGGAACCCCCCATCTCGTTGGATGTATTGCCTATGATTATTAACGCCCCATCCCCAATGAGCCCGCCGTCGACGGCCTCATCAACGTCGTCCACCCGGCCCAGTACCGCCACGGCAACCACGGGCTTAATTACATTGCCCCTGGAATCCTCATTGTAAAAACTAACTTTTCCACCGACTACCGGTATGCCCAGTTCACGGGCAAACCAGGCAAGGCCCAGCACTGAGTTTACGAAATACCAATACCTATCGGGCTTCTCGGGATTACCCACGTTTATTGAGTCCACGGCCGCCAGGGGCTCCGCGCCAACGGCGACTACGTTCCTGTAGGCCTTGGCTAGGGAATTGGCGGCCCCAATGAATGGGTCGAGGAATGAGTACCTTGGGTTGGCATCGGCCTTCACGGCGATCCCCAACTTACCATCGCCCCCATCTACGTCAAGTAACCTAAGCACCGCTGCGCCAGCCCTACCTGGTTTAATCACGGTCCTAACGCCGACCTCATAGTCGTACAGGCTGAATATTGGTTCCTTAGACGCCATATTAGGATCACTCAGTATCTTTGTCAATGCCTCTTCGAGGGGCACGTCAGGGAGCTCCGGTATCGCCCTCAACTCACCCAGGTAATGCGGCTCCCTTATGTCGTAATTAGTCTCCGGCGCGTGGGTTATGAGCTTCACGGGTAGGTTAACGATGGCTTCACCGCCGTAGTAAGCCACGAACATGCCGTTGTTAGTCAGTACTCCTACTACGTCATAGCCAACCCCATACCTCCTCAAAATGCCCTCAACCTCGTCAAGCCCCTCCTTACTTACCACGATCACCATCCTCTCCTGGGATTCGGAGACCAGGATCTCCTCGGGCGCCATGCCCTCCCTAGTCCTAATCCTATCCAGATGAACCTCAATTCCGAGGCCGAATTGATCGGCCAATTCACTGAGTGCCGTGGCCAGGCCCCCGCCGCCCACGTCCTTAATCGCCTTAACCAACCCCCTACCTCTCAACTCGATCAATGCATCAATTAGTAACTTCTCAAGTAATGGATTGCCGACCTGCACAGCGCCTATGTTATCCTCGTTCCTTTCCAGGATCTTGGATGCGAAGGAACTACCGAGCATCCCATCCCTACCCACGTCATTACCGATGACTAGGACTATATCCCCAGGGCTTGCCTCACCGACCACGACGTCCTCAGGTCGACCAACGCCGATACACGTCACCAGGACTATTGGGTTGGTGGTAAAGGACTCGTCAAACCACACCTCACCCGCGACCACGGGCACGCCAATCCTATTCCCATAGTCCGAGATACCCCTAACAACGTTCCTCATCAACCACTGGGAGTGGGGATTATTAGGTGGCCCGAAGTGGAGGTTGTCCATTAATGCAATGGGCCTTAAACCCGTGGTTAATATGTCCCTAACGATGCCCCCAACGCCCGTTGCGGCGCCGTCGTAGGGGTCCACGGCAGATGGGTGGTTATGGCTCTCTATCTTGAAACTAACCACGAGGTTCCCCACGCGGATTAATGGCGCATCAAGCCCGGGCCCTCTAATCACGTGTGGGGCCCCGCTGGGTAGTAACTTAAGGAACCTCCTGCTGCTCTTATATGAGCAGTGCTCACTCCACTCAGCCTCAAACACCAACCACTCGGCCTGAGTCGGTTCTCTACCTAGGGACTTCCTAATTACCGACTTCTCATTATCACTGAGGGGCATGGTGTCGGTCACCGTTTAATTTATTATTTAAACAATACACGGTCATATTACGACTAATAATGAAAAAATACTTTTAAAAGTTTTCTTTAAACAATAAACGCGATGAATACGAAACCACTGGTTGGCGTGATAATGGGCAGTAAAAATGACTGGGACGTGATGAGGGAGGCCGTGGAGCTGCTCAACCAATTGGGCATACCCAATGAGGCCAGGGTGGTCTCGGCACACAGGACGCCGGAGTTCATGTTTGAGTACGCAAAGACGGCGCTTGATAGGGGCTTGGAGGTAATAATAGCCGGCGCCGGAGGCGCAGCTCACCTGCCCGGCATGACGGCCTCGCTGACGCCCCTACCCGTAATTGGCGTACCAATACCAAGCAAGCACTTGAATGGGCTTGACTCATTACTATCAATAGTGCAGATGCCCTATGGGACCCCCGTCGCCACCGTCGCCATAGGCAACGCTAGGAATGCGGCGTTACTGGCCGCGAGGATACTCGGCATTAAGTACCCAAGCATTAGGGCTAAGGTAATCGAACTCATGGAGTCCATGAAGAGTGAGGTGCTGAACACGGCGCTCAGCCTATGAGCAGGGTATTGGGCATCCTAGGCGGTGGGCAGCTGGGCTTAATGATGATTCTAGAGAGTAGGAAGTTGGGTATTAAGTTCCTCGTGCATGACGAGGACCCGGAGGCGCCGGCGTTGGGCGTGGCGGATGGCAAGTACGTCGGTAACTCATGGAGGGAATTGGTGCATAAGTCCGATGTGGTCACCTTCGAATTTGAGCACGTAAACCCCAACGCAGTGAGCACTGCTGAGTCACTTGGTAAGTTAAGGCCCAACTCACTAACAATATGGCTGAAGCAGGACAAAATCCGTGAGAAGGTATTCCTTAGGGACAATGGCTTCCCCGTGCCCAACTTCATGATCATCAACGGCCCTGAGGACGTGGATAGAGCCTTTGAGCAATTTGGGAGGGTGGTCTTCAAGGAGCCACAGGGTGCATATGATGGTAGGGGGCAGTACTACGTGATGAAGAGGGAGGACCTAAGTAAGGTGCCTAGGAAGTTCCCATTGCTCGCCGAGGAGTTCGTGGACATACGTAAGGAGGTCTCGGTGGTTTTAGTCAGGTCCAGCAGTGGTGAGGTGCTCACCTACCCAGTTACGGAGAACTACCATTATAACGGGATCCTCCTCTATAGCATAGCCCCTGCGGAGGTTGATGAGGAAGTAGCCAATAAGGCCAGGGAGATAGCCGTGAGGCTCGCCAATGCCCTAAACTACGTTGGGGTCCTCACGGTTGAGTTCTTCATAACCAGGGAGGGGGATGTCCTCATCAACGAGTTCGCACCCCGCGTCCACAACTCAGGCCACTGGACATTAATGGGCGCCGCAGTGAGCCAATTCGAGAATCACGTGAGGGCAGTCCTAGACATGCCGCTGGGGCCCACTACGCTACTGAGGCCTTCGGGCATAGTAAACATGCTGGGCGTGCCTTATGATGAGGAAGTGATTAAGAGGGTATTGGCGATACCAGGGACCAGCGTCTGGTGGTATGGTAAAGCCAGGGTTAGGCCGAGGCGTAAGATGGGCCACATAAACATAGTTGCTGATACCACCAATGAATTGAGGAAAAGGATTAATGAGGTATTAGGTATTGTGTACGGTAATGAAATAGATAAGTACGTACCACCGTGGAGCTCAGTATAAAAATATGATATGTTTACGTTTCAGTTTTCAAACTAGAACCCCCCATTGATTTACTACGCCTTAAGAGCATTAAACCGCTATTACACCATGCCCAACCAGCCTCCGCTTTATTGAGGAAATCGGCGCGATGAGTCGTTAATCGATGAGGTGATGAGGCAATGCATGGTTATGGAATTACCGCTTTCCTTCCGAGGGCCTTAACTTACCTGGTGGATCGCTCCTAAATCTCCATAATCCCTTACCGAAGGATTCGACAATTATTTCCAGCTCATCGGCGAGTAAATCGCTTATCAACGGTTCATCGGCCAATGGCGAGACCAGAACGTCAACCAGCACCTCCCTGGACTCGGCATCGCCCGTGACCACCTTAACGGTTGCGGCCCTTGGGTAAAACCACACATTTAATGGGCCACCGGCCGTGTCAACCCTAACCTCCCTGGCATCCTCAGTGGGTGGCCAGAGGCCGAGGGCCCTCGCAGTGCTTATCGGGATTAGTAGTTGTGGCGTAGGTGCCTCAAAACCACTATTAAGTAGTGCCACCTCCTCCACCGCCTTGTTCCCCACCCTTATCCTACCAACATAGGCGAAGCTTCCGTACTTAATCCTACCAACCCTAACACTCATCAGCCTAATCTCTAACTTTGGGTTTAAAACCAAGCAACGCTACTTGCTTGGCCTTTTAGGGATTTTGTATGGCCTCGCATCCCTCCAGAACTCCTCCTCAACCTCGACTGGTAGATCGTACTCCACGGGGTCCCTAACACCATTAATCCTGAACGCCCACCTCCTCATGTAGCACGGCCCACACCTACCGCAATGCCTCTCTCCATTATCATAACAACTCCAGGTCAGGTGTAGCGGTGCGCCGACCTCGAGACCTAGCTTAACGATTTCATGCTTAACCAAGTGTCCCACGGGCATTAGTAACTCCACATGCTTATTGGGGCCAACGGCGTAGGGCATCACCTTGTTTAGGAGCCTTATGAACTCCATTTCATTGTCAGGATAAGCCCCTGCCTCCTCCAGGTTAATTCCCGTGGCTATGTAGTCATAGCCGTAAGCCTCGGCAATGGCTGTCGCTAGGGCTATGAACACGAAGTTCCTGGCGGGAACCCACTCATGCGCAAATTCCGCGCCTTCCCTGCCCTCATCAACCCTATTAATCTCCCCATCACCGAGGAGTGGTGAGTGCCTAACCACCTTGAAGAAGTCCATGCTTACCTCAAGCAATGGGACGCCGAGGAACTCAGCAATCCTCCTAATAGCCCTATCCTCCTGGGTCTCAGCCCTATGCCCATAGTTAAAGTGCAGTAATGCCACATCATACCCCTGCTTGAGTAGGTACGTGGCCGCCGTGGTTGAGTCAAGCCCACCACTGGCTATTACGAGGACCCTCCTTCTCCTACCCTGCTCCTCCCTCCTTAGTGATACCGTGGACCAGGTACCATCAATCCCAATCTCCATGGCCGTGTACGGCTCCACACGCCTTATGGTCGGCATATCCCAAATGGGCCTGCCTTGATCATTGACTAGGTAATCATCCAGGCTCGCGAAGAATAGGGCCTTCAGGTCACTGTACCAAGCCATATATAGAGGCTTGAAGTTTGTGGCGAGCCAGACCTTGCCGGGTCTGCGGGTATCCATTATAGCCAGTGCATAACTGCCAATGACGTGGTTAATCAACACATCCCTAAGCCCATTCAGCGACCCATCCCAAAGCCTCTCGAGTAGGGGTGGGAGTATTGCAGTATCTATCCTGGACCTACGGGTCAGGTTGAACTTGGTCTCCAGGTCCTTATCGTTCGCTATCGTGCCGTTGTGAGCCACCACCACGTGCTCGCCAATCATCGGCTGTATGTCATCCTCCGTCTTAGCCCTCACGTACTCCGTCGTTGGCTCAGCCCTATTGTTGAATATTGCAGCCACCGTATTCTCATTGATGATGCTGGGCATCCTACTCACCGCAATGCTTGGTCTATCCCTGCTCTTGAACACGTTCAACTCGCCGTTTTTGTCCAGGGCAACGATGCCGAAGCTGTCACGGCCCCTCTCCTCGCCCTTGACAACGATCATCCTTAGAACCTCCTCAATCCTCTTGGCCCTATCCCTATCTAACCTATCGCCAAAAATCAGCACCCCACCGATTGTGCACATCCTGACCTGGGCCGTGCATGAGTATTTAAGCTTTCACTTAAATCCCATTAAAATATGGAGTCTCGGTGTGTAATTAACACCGAGCTTCATGGCCATGGGCTTGGTAACGCCCTCATCCTTTGCAATGCACTCCTCACGTGTCGTGCACTGACTCATTAAGTAGACCCTATCACGTGGTATACCGAATTTATTAATGAACCAAAGAACCTCATCGACATCCCCAGGCTTATCAACAACAAACTTAAAGATGGCCTTGCCACTCATCACGAAATCCCTAATGGCCAACTCATTAACCCTAACCCTTACTGAAACGCCCGAGTTGGATAGCTTAGGCGACACGTTGAACTCATCGACGTAGTTGACGAGCTCGCCGGGCCTAAGCGTGCCATTCGTCTCAACCTCCACGAAGAATCCCTGAGCCCTTATGAAACGCAGTAATTGAAGTAACTCACGGGACCAGAGCAGCGGCTCACCACCAGTCACCACCAAGTGCCTTACGCCACCGGCGGTCTTCATCAAGACCTCATACACGTCATGAACGTTCATTTCAGTTCCGCCAAACCACGAATACTTAGTGTCACACCACGAACACCTTAGGTTGCAGAGGGCTAGCCTTAGAAAGACCGCCTCCCTACCCGCGTTGGGTCCCTCGCCTTGCCAGGACTTGAATATCTCAATGACCCTCACGGATTTCATGCGTAAATGCTTATTTTAAGGGTTAATCAGGGATTAATGATGTTTGGGATAATTGGACTTGGCGGTGTGGGTATTCTCCTCGCCCACTTCCTCAATAATGCCGGTTACGTGCCGTATGTCGTGACGAGGACTCACTATGGCCGTTACGTTATTAAATTCGGTGAAGAGCGTGAGGTTAGGGTGAGGCTCGTTGATAAATTACCCAGTGATGTTAAGTATACCTTAATTGCCGTTAAGGCTTACGACACTGAGTCCATAATTGATAAGGTAGTTAATATCCCCGTGATATTTCAGAACGGCATTGGCGGCGTTGAATTAATCCGGAAGAGGCTCGGCGTTGGTTATGGTGCTGTCATTACGTATGGCGTTACGAGGAGTGGCAGTGTGGCTGAGGTTAGGGGTGTTGGTGAGGTGATACTGCCTAGCTCCGTGGGTGAGGTTGCCGATGTCCTAAGGGCCGGGGGCGCCAATGTCAGGGTAGTTGATGACATTGAGCCCTACAGGTGGTTGAAGGTGATTGTTAACGCGGCCATTAACCCAATAACCGCGATCCTGAGAGCTAGGAATGGTGTGATTCTCGAGGACCCCAACGCCAGGGCGTTAGTGGAGGCAGTGGTCAGGGAGGGTGTTGATGTGGTTAATAGGCTGGGCATTAGGCTACCCAGCGATCCATTGGTCGAGACCCTAAGGGTTGCCGAGGCCACTAGGGATAATCAATCATCAATGTTGCAGGACGTACTGAATCGCCGGAGGACTGAGGTGGATTACATAAATGGAGCCATAGTGACCAGGGGTAGGGAGGTTGGCGTGAGTACTCCCGTTAATTATGTGCTTTGGTTGCTGGTTAAGTCGCTGGAGGTAAATGCTTATAAGTAGGATTTCTATCCTATTTCGTCATGGAGGCAGTAACGGTCCACCTGGGCGACTTCTCAAGCCATATGCGGGAGCTAAGCAGAGGCTTCCTCTTTACTCTAGTCATAGGAACCACAGACACGAGCTTAGTGCCTGGAATAACCATCGCCGGGGCCAAGCCAGAGCTAACCCACTACACGCCGGCGGCTGATGCTGAGTATTTAGTGCTTGGTAGATGCCAGGTGATACCTACCGTGCCCATGACGCCAGATGGTAAGCCTACGCCAGCGTTAATCACTAGGGCCGTCATCAAGCTCACGGGTGCGGGGGTCCTCGTTGTTAATGCGGGGGCTAGGGTCAGGCCTAACATACCCATCATTGACCTACAGGGAGAGCCTGGCAGGGACATTAGGACTGGCCTTGCAATTGATCGAAGCATCGTTGATAGGGTCTTCAGCAATGGCGTCATCCTCGGCGAGAACCTGGCGAGGGTAAGCGGGGCGATTGTCATTGGCGAGTCAATACCTGCGGGGACCACCACGGCAATGGCGTTCCTGGTGGCCATGGGCTACGACGCGTGGAATAAGATGTCAAGTGCATCTCCCGTTAACCCGAGGGACTTGAAGATAGCGGTCGTCAAGGAGGCCCTGAGGAACGCGGGCATCGACAAGCCGTTGGAGGACCCGTTGGAGGCCGTGTCGAGGGTTGGCGATCCGGTGATACCGGCCATGGCGTCGATAGCCATTGGCGCAGCTAGGCGGGGCGCCAAGGTCCTCCTGGCCGGTGGGACCCAGATGGCTGCGGTCCTCGCATTTATAAAGCACGTGGATAGGGGCGTGCTCAATAACGTAGCCATTGGGACGACCAAGTGGTTGATTAATGATAGGACTGCAGACTTAATAGGCCTCGTTAGGGAGGTCGCGCATGTTCCCGTGGCCTCCGCGAACCTTGATTTCAGTAATATGCCCTACGAAGGTCTGAGGGCTTATGAGGGTGGATTCGTGAAGGAGGGGGTTGGTGCTGGCGGTGTGTCCATCGCGGCGATTTCCAAGGGTTACTCAATCAATCAGTTGCAGGAGGTTATACTTAGTAATTATGAGGAGTTGCTAAAGGGTATGGGTAATACTGCGTGAGTAGCCGCGGTGTGATTGACCAATTTTAATGCTGAGGGCATTGTATGAGTACGTATGTCATCAAGACTTAATGTCCTTATAGTACTCAGCACTTGGGAATTCCCCATTCCTAACCTCACTCACGTACTTAGCCACCGCATCCCTTATGATGGATGCCAAGTCCACGTACTTCTTGGCGAAGCTCGGCGGCCTCTCCGTGAGGCCGAGGACGTCGTGAATCACGAGTATTTGCCCATCACAGTGAGGGCCGGCGCCAATGCATATTGTGGGTATCTTAATGCTTTCCGTCACCGCCTTAGCCACGCTTGCGGGGACCATCTCTATGACTATCGCGAAGGCCCCAGCCTCCTGAAGCGCCTTTGCGTCCTCAATCAACTTCTTTGCCTGCTCCTCAGTCCTTCCAATCATCCTAAATCCGCCGAGGGATAAAACCCTCTGTGGATTAAGTCCTATGTGCCCCATCACGGGTATCCCAAACTTGACCAGGTTGTTCACCACATCGAATATTTCTTGACCACCCTCAGGCTTCACAGCCTCGGCGCCAGCCCTAATGAGTTTTGAGGCGTTTTTCAGGGCATCCCTAACGCCCGTTTCGTACGTCATGAAGGGCATGTCAGCTATGAGCAGCGCCTTGGGCTTCGCCCTGGCCACGGCAGCCACGTGTATGAGCATGTCCCTGAGCGTGACCCTTAGGGTATTTTCGAAGCCTAATACGGTCATCCCCAAGGAATCACCGACCAATATGCCATCAACACCCGCCTGATCCACCAACCTCGCCGTTGGGTAGTCGTAGGCCGTTATCATGGCAATTCTCTGCTTACCCTTCATGCTCATTATCGTCTGTACCGTGACCTTCCTCCTCTCCATATTAATGGGTCTTGTTTATTCTTGAATTAAAGTTTTAAGAATGCACATGGTATTGAACGGTAATGATTGGGGACCCTCGCGCGTCTTGGGTACCGCCTAACCACCCGAGGAGGGAGTCACTACTAATTAGGGAGAGGCTGGTTGATGGGTTTAAGGAGGGCTACGTGGCGACTCAGGGCTTGATCGCTCATGGCCGTGGTGAGTGCTTTGATTACCTCATTGGTGAGTCATCAATACCCCCGGCACTGACCGCGGAGAGGGTTGCCGTGGCTGCATTATTGATTGCCAAGCACCCAGTTATCTCGGTTAATGGTAATACTGCGGCTCTCGTGCCGAGGCAAGTCATCGAGCTTGCTAAACTCGTTAATGCAAAGCTCGAGGTTAACCTATTCTATAGGACTAGGGAGAGGGAGGAGTTGATCGCCAGGGTGCTCAGGGAGAATGGTGCTGAGGAGGTCCTTGGCGTTGGTGATGATGCGTCCTGCACGATACCTGAGTTATTCAGTGAGAGGCGTAGGGTTTCCTGCAGAGGCATATACATTGCGGACGTGGTCCTAGTACCGCTTGAGGATGGCGATAGGACCGAGGCGCTCAGGAGGATGGGTAAGATCGTGATCGCCATAGACCTAAACCCACTCTCGAGGACATCAAGGGCGGCGAGCATTACGATTGTCGATAACGTGGTTAGGGCAATACCGAACATGATAAAGTTCGCGGAGGAGATGAGGGGAATGCCCAGGGATGAGTTGATAAGGATTGTTAGGAACTTCAATAATGAGGAGAATTTAAGGTCTGTAATCATGTTCATTAGGGATAGGCTAAGTGAGTTGGTAAGTAAGGGTATAACGCTTGAGTTT from Vulcanisaeta distributa DSM 14429 harbors:
- the cobT gene encoding nicotinate mononucleotide-dependent phosphoribosyltransferase CobT produces the protein MEAVTVHLGDFSSHMRELSRGFLFTLVIGTTDTSLVPGITIAGAKPELTHYTPAADAEYLVLGRCQVIPTVPMTPDGKPTPALITRAVIKLTGAGVLVVNAGARVRPNIPIIDLQGEPGRDIRTGLAIDRSIVDRVFSNGVILGENLARVSGAIVIGESIPAGTTTAMAFLVAMGYDAWNKMSSASPVNPRDLKIAVVKEALRNAGIDKPLEDPLEAVSRVGDPVIPAMASIAIGAARRGAKVLLAGGTQMAAVLAFIKHVDRGVLNNVAIGTTKWLINDRTADLIGLVREVAHVPVASANLDFSNMPYEGLRAYEGGFVKEGVGAGGVSIAAISKGYSINQLQEVILSNYEELLKGMGNTA
- a CDS encoding 5-(carboxyamino)imidazole ribonucleotide synthase, giving the protein MSRVLGILGGGQLGLMMILESRKLGIKFLVHDEDPEAPALGVADGKYVGNSWRELVHKSDVVTFEFEHVNPNAVSTAESLGKLRPNSLTIWLKQDKIREKVFLRDNGFPVPNFMIINGPEDVDRAFEQFGRVVFKEPQGAYDGRGQYYVMKREDLSKVPRKFPLLAEEFVDIRKEVSVVLVRSSSGEVLTYPVTENYHYNGILLYSIAPAEVDEEVANKAREIAVRLANALNYVGVLTVEFFITREGDVLINEFAPRVHNSGHWTLMGAAVSQFENHVRAVLDMPLGPTTLLRPSGIVNMLGVPYDEEVIKRVLAIPGTSVWWYGKARVRPRRKMGHINIVADTTNELRKRINEVLGIVYGNEIDKYVPPWSSV
- the purE gene encoding 5-(carboxyamino)imidazole ribonucleotide mutase, producing MNTKPLVGVIMGSKNDWDVMREAVELLNQLGIPNEARVVSAHRTPEFMFEYAKTALDRGLEVIIAGAGGAAHLPGMTASLTPLPVIGVPIPSKHLNGLDSLLSIVQMPYGTPVATVAIGNARNAALLAARILGIKYPSIRAKVIELMESMKSEVLNTALSL
- a CDS encoding ketopantoate reductase family protein, with protein sequence MFGIIGLGGVGILLAHFLNNAGYVPYVVTRTHYGRYVIKFGEEREVRVRLVDKLPSDVKYTLIAVKAYDTESIIDKVVNIPVIFQNGIGGVELIRKRLGVGYGAVITYGVTRSGSVAEVRGVGEVILPSSVGEVADVLRAGGANVRVVDDIEPYRWLKVIVNAAINPITAILRARNGVILEDPNARALVEAVVREGVDVVNRLGIRLPSDPLVETLRVAEATRDNQSSMLQDVLNRRRTEVDYINGAIVTRGREVGVSTPVNYVLWLLVKSLEVNAYK
- the purL gene encoding phosphoribosylformylglycinamidine synthase subunit PurL, yielding MPLSDNEKSVIRKSLGREPTQAEWLVFEAEWSEHCSYKSSRRFLKLLPSGAPHVIRGPGLDAPLIRVGNLVVSFKIESHNHPSAVDPYDGAATGVGGIVRDILTTGLRPIALMDNLHFGPPNNPHSQWLMRNVVRGISDYGNRIGVPVVAGEVWFDESFTTNPIVLVTCIGVGRPEDVVVGEASPGDIVLVIGNDVGRDGMLGSSFASKILERNEDNIGAVQVGNPLLEKLLIDALIELRGRGLVKAIKDVGGGGLATALSELADQFGLGIEVHLDRIRTREGMAPEEILVSESQERMVIVVSKEGLDEVEGILRRYGVGYDVVGVLTNNGMFVAYYGGEAIVNLPVKLITHAPETNYDIREPHYLGELRAIPELPDVPLEEALTKILSDPNMASKEPIFSLYDYEVGVRTVIKPGRAGAAVLRLLDVDGGDGKLGIAVKADANPRYSFLDPFIGAANSLAKAYRNVVAVGAEPLAAVDSINVGNPEKPDRYWYFVNSVLGLAWFARELGIPVVGGKVSFYNEDSRGNVIKPVVAVAVLGRVDDVDEAVDGGLIGDGALIIIGNTSNEMGGSEYLYAVHGIVRGIPPRPRPRDEVRNSRAILRLIHEGLVTASMDVGVGGLLTTLSKMALINGVGFNIDLSRVPTDECGIDPTALAFSETNARYVIEVRNKDVDRAMGILSSLGVPFSVIGGSGGDHLVVRWGHHELMSLKLNDLKTAYNSLWGVM
- the queC gene encoding 7-cyano-7-deazaguanine synthase QueC; translated protein: MCTIGGVLIFGDRLDRDRAKRIEEVLRMIVVKGEERGRDSFGIVALDKNGELNVFKSRDRPSIAVSRMPSIINENTVAAIFNNRAEPTTEYVRAKTEDDIQPMIGEHVVVAHNGTIANDKDLETKFNLTRRSRIDTAILPPLLERLWDGSLNGLRDVLINHVIGSYALAIMDTRRPGKVWLATNFKPLYMAWYSDLKALFFASLDDYLVNDQGRPIWDMPTIRRVEPYTAMEIGIDGTWSTVSLRREEQGRRRRVLVIASGGLDSTTAATYLLKQGYDVALLHFNYGHRAETQEDRAIRRIAEFLGVPLLEVSMDFFKVVRHSPLLGDGEINRVDEGREGAEFAHEWVPARNFVFIALATAIAEAYGYDYIATGINLEEAGAYPDNEMEFIRLLNKVMPYAVGPNKHVELLMPVGHLVKHEIVKLGLEVGAPLHLTWSCYDNGERHCGRCGPCYMRRWAFRINGVRDPVEYDLPVEVEEEFWRDARPYKIPKRPSK
- a CDS encoding 7-carboxy-7-deazaguanine synthase QueE, with product MKSVRVIEIFKSWQGEGPNAGREAVFLRLALCNLRCSWCDTKYSWFGGTEMNVHDVYEVLMKTAGGVRHLVVTGGEPLLWSRELLQLLRFIRAQGFFVEVETNGTLRPGELVNYVDEFNVSPKLSNSGVSVRVRVNELAIRDFVMSGKAIFKFVVDKPGDVDEVLWFINKFGIPRDRVYLMSQCTTREECIAKDEGVTKPMAMKLGVNYTPRLHILMGFK
- the panB gene encoding 3-methyl-2-oxobutanoate hydroxymethyltransferase; protein product: MERRKVTVQTIMSMKGKQRIAMITAYDYPTARLVDQAGVDGILVGDSLGMTVLGFENTLRVTLRDMLIHVAAVARAKPKALLIADMPFMTYETGVRDALKNASKLIRAGAEAVKPEGGQEIFDVVNNLVKFGIPVMGHIGLNPQRVLSLGGFRMIGRTEEQAKKLIEDAKALQEAGAFAIVIEMVPASVAKAVTESIKIPTICIGAGPHCDGQILVIHDVLGLTERPPSFAKKYVDLASIIRDAVAKYVSEVRNGEFPSAEYYKDIKS
- a CDS encoding 4-phosphopantoate--beta-alanine ligase, with translation MIGDPRASWVPPNHPRRESLLIRERLVDGFKEGYVATQGLIAHGRGECFDYLIGESSIPPALTAERVAVAALLIAKHPVISVNGNTAALVPRQVIELAKLVNAKLEVNLFYRTREREELIARVLRENGAEEVLGVGDDASCTIPELFSERRRVSCRGIYIADVVLVPLEDGDRTEALRRMGKIVIAIDLNPLSRTSRAASITIVDNVVRAIPNMIKFAEEMRGMPRDELIRIVRNFNNEENLRSVIMFIRDRLSELVSKGITLEFSKS